A stretch of Rhododendron vialii isolate Sample 1 chromosome 4a, ASM3025357v1 DNA encodes these proteins:
- the LOC131323376 gene encoding uncharacterized protein LOC131323376: MSEYCLMEVEEAVQEEEAVQGVEKNEKKSRKKARDSQDSGRQQSRLVKGILVSLRKPSHTLKTGSENVRTKNRARLRRLLSRLVRRHNWDEASGVLSVLLRGTGNERSPSRNRTKYWVAMELLKHINSGSVNSTKIQNVYEIWMKRIGAMKDWPIKDRFMVQLESILFFLRQGNVGEAHQAALSLMQEREFGSDPISNMVVGLTFCQLWYSTISKELQFRNSDKSYTPIPSDMETRDEAPIVNSEGHATVDTHQVGSSFQADSDTSVRNDKVVARDVDLDQHREVSMEVDDNLQKETTYKNNQSLGFYMDAAEDSGHEKSPLSNFGGNMQYASTFNAHGLDSWLLPFQLSHPNKNFEDVTCSQRDTLNDHYKGAVKHLRLALCSTPPVYEALLPLVQMLLFAGHIDEAVNELEKFGHSSQAAIPLRTKTSLVEHFDGANNAKLSTSFEGILKKDPTCSHSLAKLISMHQNGDYSPQQLVEMTALHLDATYAECNTWKEFASCFLKLHSCEEDQMSTCLNGNEGVNKQSHSRRFHRMSKTFTDGTSGKTWRFRCRWWLTRHFSETILSSEIEAGDLELLTYKAASASHMYGPEFEYVVKAYKCLEDRDNDMFLYLQMHMQNSVGFYPDSNKTNQR; the protein is encoded by the exons ATGTCTGAATATTGTTTAATGGAAGTGGAAGAGGCCGTTCAAGAAGAAGAGGCCGTTCAAGGAGTCGAGAAAAACGAAAAGAAGAGCAGGAAGAAGGCCAGGGATTCACAGGACAGTGGTCGCCAACAGTCGAGACTCGTTAAGGGAATACTGGTGTCTCTGAGGAAGCCGTCGCACACGCTGAAGACAGGCTCCGAGAACGTTCGGACGAAGAATCGAGCTAGGCTGCGCCGCCTCCTGAGCAGGCTCGTGCGGCGGCACAATTGGGACGAAGCAAGTGGTGTGCTGAGCGTGCTGTTGCGAGGGACCGGCAATGAGAGGTCTCCTTCGAGGAATCGCACCAAGTATTGG GTTGCTATGGAGCTTCTCAAGCATATAAATAGTGGGTCTGTCAATTCAACCAAGATCCAGAATGTTTATGAAATTTGGATGAAAAGGATCGGAGCTATGAAAGATTGGCCAATAAAG GATAGATTTATGGTTCAATTGGAGtccatccttttttttcttagaCAGGGGAATGTAGGTGAAGCTCATCAGGCTGCTTTAAG CCTCATGCAAGAACGCGAATTTGGAAGCGACCCAATTTCAAATATGGTTGTGGGCTTGACTTTTTGCCAGCTGTGGTATTCTACTATTTCAAAAGAGTTGCAGTTCAGAAATTCAGACAAGTCTTACACCCCTATACCATCAGATATGGAAACGAGAGACGAAGCCCCCATTGTGAATTCTGAGGGACATGCTACAGTTGATACCCATCAAGTTGGTTCCTCCTTTCAAGCCGATTCAGACACCTCTGTTAGGAATGACAAAGTGGTTGCTCGAGATGTTGATCTGGACCAACATAGAGAAGTTTCCATGGAGGTGGATGATAATCTACAGAAAGAAACTACCTACAAAAATAACCAGTCACTGGGCTTCTATATGGATGCTGCTGAGGACAGTGGACATGAAAAGTCTCCTTTATCTAATTTTGGTGGCAATATGCAGTATGCATCTACTTTCAATGCCCATG GCTTGGATTCATGGTTGTTGCCATTTCAATTGTCGCATCCAAACAAAAACTTTGAGGATGTAACATGTTCGCAGAGGGACACACTAAATGACCACTATAAGGGTGCAGTAAAGCATTTACGACTTGCTCTCTGTTCAACACCTCCAGTTTATGAGGCCCTGCTTCCTTTAGTACAA ATGCTGCTGTTTGCGGGTCACATTGACGAGGCTGTCAATGAGCTCGAGAAGTTTGGTCATAGTTCACAGGCAGCAATCCCTCTAAG AACAAAAACTAGCCTAGTGGAGCATTTTGATGGTGCCAACAATGCCAAGCTTTCAACCAGCTTTGAGGGTATATTGAAGAAGGATCCCACATGTAGCCATTCATTGGCAAAGCTCATCAGCAtgcatcaaaatg GGGATTATAGCCCTCAACAACTGGTAGAGATGACAGCGTTGCATTTGGATGCTACCTATGCAGAATGCAACACTTGGAAAGAGTTTGCCTCTTGCTTTCTGAAACTTCATAGTTGTGAAGAAGATCAAATGTCGACGTGTTTGAATGGAAATGAAGGTGTAAACAAGCAATCACATTCTCGTCGCTTCCACAGGATGTCCAAAACATTCACAGACGGAACATCTGGAAAGACTTGGAGGTTTCGTTGCCGATGGTGGTTAACACGTCACTTCAGTGAGACCATTCTTAGTTCAGAAATTGAAGCAG GTGATTTGGAACTCTTAACTTACAAAGCAGCCTCAGCTTCTCATATGTATGGACCAGAATTTGAATATGTTGTAAAAGCTTACAAATGTTTGGAGGACAGGGATAATGACATGTTCTTGTACCTGCAAATGCACATGCAGAATTCTGTTGGATTCTATCCAGATTCTAACAAAACGAATCAACGATGA
- the LOC131323378 gene encoding homogentisate 1,2-dioxygenase — protein sequence MEPNKCPQFPADLEYHSGFGNHFSSEAIAGALPPGQNSPLLCPYGLYAEQISGTAFTAPRKLNLRSWLYRIKPSVTHEPFKPRVPSHEKLVSEFNQSNSSANPTQLRWKPVEIPELPTDFIDGLQTVCGAGSSYLRHGYAIHMYTANKSMDNCAFCNADGDFLIVPQKGRLWITTECGRLQVSPGEIVVLPQGFRFAVNLPDGPSRGYVAEIFGTHFQLPDLGPIGANGLAAPRDFLVPTAWFEESSCPGYTIVQKFGGELFTAKQDFSPFNVVAWHGNYAPFKYDLSKFCPYNTVLVDHSDPSINTVLTAPTDKPGVALLDFVIFPPRWLVAEHTFRPPYYHRNCMSEFMGLIYGGYEAKADGFLPGGASLHNCMTPHGPDTKTYEATIARGNEAGPQRIADTMAFMFESCLIPRVCPWALESPLKDDDYYQCWIGLKSHFTCEATNAQLSDIRNGHDESGTGGHCG from the exons ATGGAGCCCAACAAGTGTCCCCAATTTCCGGCGGATTTGGAGTACCATTCCGGCTTCGGCAACCACTTCTCGTCCGAGGCGATCGCCGGAGCCCTACCTCCGGGCCAGAACAGCCCTCTCCTCTGCCCTTACGGCCTTTACGCTGAGCAGATCTCCGGCACCGCCTTCACCGCCCCTCGCAAACTTAACCTACGAAg TTGGCTGTATCGTATCAAACCATCAGTCACACATGAACCATTTAAGCCTCGAGTGCCAAGTCATGAGAAGCTTGTGAGCGAATTCAACCAGTCCAACAGTTCTGCTAATCCTACTCAACTACGTTGGAAGCCTGTAGAAATTCCCGAATTACCAACTGATTTTATCGATGGTTTACAAACAGTATGTGGGGCTGGCAGCTCTTACCTTCGGCATGGTTACGCAATTCACAT GTACACTGCCAACAAGTCAATGGACAACTGTGCCTTCTGCAATGCTGATGGTGACTTTTTGATTGTTCCTCAGAAAGGAA GATTGTGGATCACAACTGAATGTGGAAGATTGCAAGTGTCTCCCGgtgaaattgttgttttgccacAAGGATTCCGCTTCGCGGTTAACCTGCCGGATGGCCCATCACGTGGTTATGTTGCAGAGATTTTTGGCACCCATTTTCAACTTCCTGATCTCGGGCCAATAG GGGCTAATGGTCTTGCTGCTCCACGAGATTTCCTTGTTCCCACTGCCTGGTTTGAAGAGAGCTCCTGTCCAGGATATACTATTGTACAAAAGTTTGGTGGCGAACTTTTTACTGCAAAACAGGATTTCTCCCCCTTCAACGTGGTTGCCTGGCATGGTAATTATGCCCCATTCAAG TATGATCTAAGCAAGTTCTGCCCGTATAATACTGTTCTGGTTGATCATAGTGATCCGTCAATTAATACAG TTCTGACCGCACCGACAGATAAACCTGGCGTGGCATTGCTTGATTTCGTCATCTTCCCTCCAAGGTGGTTGGTTGCTGAACATACTTTCCGACCTCCATATTACCATCGGAATTGCATGAGTGAATTCATGGGTCTGATTTATGGAGGATATGAG GCAAAAGCCGATGGGTTTCTCCCAGGTGGTGCAAGCCTTCATAACTGCATGACTCCCCACGGTCCTGATACGAAGACTTATGAG GCAACAATTGCTCGTGGAAATGAAGCAGGACCACAGAGAATAGCCGATACCATGGCTTTCATGTTTGAATCGTGTCTCATACCGCGAGTCTGCCCATGGGCTCTCGAGTCTCCCTTAAAGGATGATGATTATTACCAGTGCTGGATTGGACTGAAGTCCCATTTCACTTGCGAAGCAACAAACGCTCAACTAAGTGACATACGGAATGGTCACGATGAAAGTGGAACCGGAGGGCATTGTGGATGA